TGAATCTCCGTGTCGCCCACCTTGATGCTACCGTGGGCGATTCGCGATCGAAAAAGATTCACATTGCCCAGGAAGTCGAAGACAAAGGCATTTGCCGGCTCGTCGTACACCTCCTCGGGTGTGCCAATCTGCTCGATGCGCCCCTCGTTCATCACCACGACGCGATCCGCGACCTCCAACGCCTCCTCCTGATCATGCGTCACAAAGATGCTCGTGATGTGAATCTCATCGTGCAGGCGTCGGAGCCAACGTCGAAGCTCCTTGCGGACCTTGGCGTCCAACGCTCCGAACGGCTCATCCAGCAACAAGACTTTGGGCTCCACGGCCAGCGCCCGCGCCAGCGCGACACGCTGCCGTTGGCCTCCGGAGAGCTGGGACGGATACCGGCCAGCGAGGGGCTCCAACTGGATTAGCTGCAAAAGCCGAGTCACCCGTTGGCGGATCTCCGCCTCCGGCGGACGGGTCTCCCGCGGGCGAACACGCAGTCCGAAGGCAATGTTCTCAAACACCGTGAGGTGCCGGAACAGCGCATAGTGCTGAAAGGCGAAGCCCGCTTTTCGCTCACTCGCACGCCGATTCGTCACTTCCTCCCCGTGGAAAAACACCTGGGCCGAGCCCGGATCCGCGAAGTCCAGCCCCGCGATAATGCGCAGCAGCGTCGTCTTACCGGAGCCCGAAGGCCCCAGGAGCGCGATCAACTCACCGGAGCGCACTTCCAGGCTCACCGAGTTCAAAGCCGTGAAAGAACCGAATCGTTTGGTGATATTGCGAACTTCGATGCTCATG
The nucleotide sequence above comes from Verrucomicrobiales bacterium. Encoded proteins:
- a CDS encoding sulfate ABC transporter ATP-binding protein, whose product is MSIEVRNITKRFGSFTALNSVSLEVRSGELIALLGPSGSGKTTLLRIIAGLDFADPGSAQVFFHGEEVTNRRASERKAGFAFQHYALFRHLTVFENIAFGLRVRPRETRPPEAEIRQRVTRLLQLIQLEPLAGRYPSQLSGGQRQRVALARALAVEPKVLLLDEPFGALDAKVRKELRRWLRRLHDEIHITSIFVTHDQEEALEVADRVVVMNEGRIEQIGTPEEVYDEPANAFVFDFLGNVNLFRSRIAHGSIKVGDTEIHVRKTEPAAASDAPASVYFRPHDVKITTTPGASASVEAQILHVNAAGPVVKLDLKRTDDGSAFEVQVPRDEWRGLNLQAGVRVYVHLQRVRVFSDNQSIPTEDFHI